Proteins encoded together in one Larus michahellis chromosome 4, bLarMic1.1, whole genome shotgun sequence window:
- the GON7 gene encoding EKC/KEOPS complex subunit GON7, protein MELVAELRDRDGRTRSVRVPLPRPAEEEGESGQLRELRRGLVELQQRVVELLAPLVQEEREAAGDGGGGGQPGNDEDDEEEEEDDDDEGEGIMDAEAGASDPPAKRTRVQQL, encoded by the exons ATGGAGCTGGTGGCGGAGTTGCGGGACCGCGACGGGCGGACGCGGTCGGTGCGGGTGCCGCTGCCGCGCCcggcggaggaggagggcgaGAGCGGCCAGCTGCGGGAGCTGCGGCGGGGCCTGGTCGAGCTGCAGCAGCGGGTGGTGGAGCTGCTGGCGCCgctggtgcaggaggagagagaggcggcgggcgacggcggcggcggggggcagcccg GTAACGACGAGGacgatgaggaagaggaggaggatgacgaTGATGAAGGCGAAGGCATCATGGACGCTGAGGCGGGCGCCAGCGACCCGCCTGCGAAGCGGACGCGAGTTCAGCAGCTCTGA
- the LYSET gene encoding lysosomal enzyme trafficking factor isoform X1, with product MCCNFTVCRAWRMMNFRQRMGWIGVGLYLLASAAAFYYVFEINETYNKLALEHIQQHPKEPQEGTTWTHSLKVRLLSLPFWLWTIIFLIPYLQMFLFLYSCTRADPKTVGYCIIPICLAVICNRHQTFVKASNQISRLQLIDT from the exons ATGTGCTGCAACTTCACAGT GTGCAGAGCATGGAGAATGATGAACTTCCGCCAGAGGATGGGATGGATTGGTGTGGGGTTGTACTTGTTAGCAAGTGCTGCAGCTTTTTATTACGTCTTTGAAATCAATGAGACTTACAACAAACTAGCACTGGAGCACATTCAGCAACACCCCAAGGAACCACAGGAAGGAACCACATGGACGCACTCCTTAAAAGTACGACTGCTATCCTTGCCTTTTTGGCTGTGGactataatatttttaataccatATTTACAGATGTTCTTGTTCCTCTATTCCTGTACAAGAGCTGACCCCAAAACTGTTGGATATTGCATCATTCCTATCTGCTTGGCTGTTATCTGCAATCGTCATCAAACATTTGTGAAGGCCTCTAATCAGATCAGTAGATTACAACTGATTGACACTTAG
- the LYSET gene encoding lysosomal enzyme trafficking factor isoform X2: protein MMNFRQRMGWIGVGLYLLASAAAFYYVFEINETYNKLALEHIQQHPKEPQEGTTWTHSLKVRLLSLPFWLWTIIFLIPYLQMFLFLYSCTRADPKTVGYCIIPICLAVICNRHQTFVKASNQISRLQLIDT from the coding sequence ATGATGAACTTCCGCCAGAGGATGGGATGGATTGGTGTGGGGTTGTACTTGTTAGCAAGTGCTGCAGCTTTTTATTACGTCTTTGAAATCAATGAGACTTACAACAAACTAGCACTGGAGCACATTCAGCAACACCCCAAGGAACCACAGGAAGGAACCACATGGACGCACTCCTTAAAAGTACGACTGCTATCCTTGCCTTTTTGGCTGTGGactataatatttttaataccatATTTACAGATGTTCTTGTTCCTCTATTCCTGTACAAGAGCTGACCCCAAAACTGTTGGATATTGCATCATTCCTATCTGCTTGGCTGTTATCTGCAATCGTCATCAAACATTTGTGAAGGCCTCTAATCAGATCAGTAGATTACAACTGATTGACACTTAG